The Patescibacteria group bacterium genome window below encodes:
- a CDS encoding type II secretion system protein: MKKYGFTLIELLVTIGIIGILATLSMVFLGGVTAKARDAKRLNDLSQIGRYLTRTQCYVPTDGPGEYDIFVLMEEIKAANPQFSGLPTPKDPKAGSNDFSGYTYLLSVTGSCIIYANLEDTEHEIDLTALDTPTIGGGSGILEANHTGVNNGYLFYQIGHGS, translated from the coding sequence ATGAAAAAATACGGTTTTACCCTTATAGAACTCTTGGTAACCATTGGGATTATTGGAATACTGGCTACTTTATCCATGGTTTTCTTGGGCGGGGTAACAGCTAAGGCCAGAGACGCTAAAAGATTAAATGATTTGAGTCAAATAGGGCGTTATTTAACTCGAACCCAGTGTTATGTCCCAACGGATGGACCAGGGGAGTATGATATTTTTGTTTTAATGGAAGAGATAAAGGCGGCTAATCCGCAATTCTCAGGCCTGCCAACCCCTAAAGATCCCAAGGCTGGTAGTAATGATTTTAGCGGTTATACCTATCTTTTATCTGTTACCGGTAGCTGTATTATTTATGCTAACCTTGAAGACACAGAGCACGAGATTGATCTAACTGCCCTAGATACCCCAACAATCGGGGGAGGTAGCGGAATTCTTGAAGCTAACCACACAGGAGTTAATAACGGCTATCTTTTTTATCAAATAGGGCATGGTTCTTAG
- a CDS encoding metallophosphoesterase, which yields MTKINILMIVLFVLLAQGIISAGHFFVYKLITRAVVFSPLALLWLKWGMVFLSFTFLFSMIMTSGPYNYFSKIFSWFSSFWLGTVLWLVIGSFLAWLIWRLAYILNFNFSLQALLLPLLLLAFLLSLYGLWNSYQIKIRQVEIPLRDLPDYWLDKKVLLLADTHFGLIRNEGFARRVVEEINKQEPHIVLFSGDMYDGPVIDYWAVAEPFKEIKAPLGIVFTTGNHEEYRNRKEFIEAMSQAGFRVLENESLDIEGIRFLGINDSDGRNAETQAAVLEDLLFDQPKGPLILLKHDPTYPDGVDDFGIDLQVSGHTHGGQTWPITAITRLIYKERTAGLSRYGNLHIYTTTGVGTWGPPQRIGSNSELVVIKLIKEPTQ from the coding sequence ATGACTAAAATAAACATTTTAATGATAGTTTTATTTGTTCTACTGGCACAGGGGATTATCTCGGCCGGGCATTTTTTTGTTTATAAGCTAATAACCAGAGCAGTGGTTTTTTCTCCCCTAGCTCTTCTTTGGTTAAAGTGGGGTATGGTCTTTTTGTCTTTTACTTTTTTGTTTTCCATGATCATGACCTCTGGTCCATATAATTACTTTTCTAAAATCTTTTCTTGGTTTTCCTCTTTTTGGCTTGGAACGGTTCTTTGGTTGGTTATAGGATCTTTTTTGGCGTGGCTTATTTGGCGCTTAGCTTATATATTAAACTTTAATTTTTCTTTACAAGCATTATTACTGCCTCTTTTACTTTTAGCTTTTTTATTAAGTCTATATGGTCTTTGGAACTCTTATCAGATAAAAATAAGACAAGTGGAGATTCCTTTAAGAGATTTGCCAGACTATTGGTTGGATAAAAAGGTTTTATTATTAGCCGACACTCATTTCGGTTTAATTCGTAACGAGGGTTTTGCTCGTCGGGTGGTTGAAGAGATAAACAAACAAGAGCCTCATATTGTTTTATTCTCTGGTGATATGTACGACGGACCAGTTATAGATTACTGGGCTGTAGCTGAGCCTTTTAAAGAAATTAAAGCTCCCTTGGGTATTGTTTTTACTACTGGTAATCACGAAGAATACAGAAACAGAAAAGAGTTTATTGAGGCTATGAGCCAAGCTGGGTTTAGGGTACTAGAAAATGAATCTTTGGACATTGAGGGTATAAGATTTTTGGGTATTAACGATAGCGATGGACGAAATGCTGAAACCCAAGCAGCGGTTTTAGAGGATTTACTTTTTGATCAACCAAAAGGTCCATTGATTTTATTAAAACATGACCCTACTTACCCGGATGGTGTGGATGATTTTGGTATAGACTTACAGGTTTCTGGGCACACCCATGGGGGACAAACTTGGCCGATTACCGCTATTACTCGTCTTATCTACAAAGAAAGAACCGCCGGCTTAAGTCGCTATGGTAATCTGCATATTTATACCACCACTGGAGTTGGAACCTGGGGCCCACCCCAAAGGATTGGCAGTAATTCGGAATTAGTGGTGATAAAATTAATTAAAGAGCCAACACAGTAG
- a CDS encoding FISUMP domain-containing protein — protein sequence MLNHKIKLRFRKKESAQPHNRQLGFTLIELLVVIAIIGILSTLVIVSLNNSRASARDAKRLNDLKAMANALELYFADNNQYPASITPGQPLEQGGVVYMSKVPENPTPRTDGICPDSEYTYTAIAHKPGHYQFSGCIGSSSGSFTAGPVSYQTDSGVINCGGPITDLDGNIYNTVQIGSQCWMKENLNTKIKPNGTCINGGGNPPCPIASVADDGLGRSCYSNTESICTTDGSLYTWAGAMDGSVTPGAQGICPTGWHIPTDAEFKTMEMHVGLTQAQADASGYRGTDEGRKLKSQRTVNGSPPPGIPTSDHPRWSYHVNFGTDTSGFSTLPAGLRDTNGSSFLTRSTNAYLWSSSSTGGTAAWFRNPNFSEARIRRDAGLYVYAFSIRCLKD from the coding sequence ATGCTTAACCACAAAATAAAACTAAGGTTTAGAAAAAAAGAATCTGCCCAACCTCACAATAGACAGCTAGGTTTCACTCTAATAGAACTATTGGTAGTCATAGCTATCATAGGTATATTATCTACCTTAGTTATTGTTTCTTTGAATAATTCAAGAGCTAGCGCTAGAGACGCTAAAAGATTAAATGATCTAAAGGCTATGGCTAATGCTCTAGAGCTGTATTTTGCAGATAATAATCAATACCCAGCATCTATTACCCCAGGACAACCCCTAGAGCAAGGTGGAGTAGTATATATGAGTAAAGTACCTGAAAACCCTACTCCCAGAACAGATGGTATCTGTCCAGATAGTGAATATACCTATACTGCTATTGCTCATAAACCAGGGCACTACCAATTCTCAGGTTGTATAGGTAGTAGCAGTGGTTCTTTTACAGCAGGCCCTGTTAGTTACCAAACAGACTCAGGGGTTATTAACTGTGGAGGACCCATTACTGATTTAGACGGCAATATATATAACACTGTTCAAATAGGCTCACAATGCTGGATGAAAGAGAATCTTAACACTAAAATTAAACCAAATGGTACTTGTATTAACGGAGGAGGTAACCCTCCTTGTCCCATCGCTTCTGTTGCGGACGATGGTCTTGGGAGATCTTGTTATTCTAATACTGAATCTATCTGCACCACCGATGGCTCTCTCTACACTTGGGCCGGAGCCATGGACGGCTCAGTTACTCCAGGAGCCCAAGGTATTTGTCCCACAGGTTGGCATATACCAACAGACGCAGAATTTAAAACCATGGAAATGCACGTTGGTCTAACCCAAGCACAAGCTGATGCCAGCGGCTACCGAGGCACAGACGAAGGCAGAAAACTCAAGTCACAACGTACCGTTAATGGCAGTCCTCCCCCAGGTATACCAACCAGCGATCACCCTCGTTGGAGCTATCATGTTAACTTTGGTACAGATACCTCCGGCTTTTCCACCCTTCCTGCCGGCCTTCGAGATACTAATGGCTCGTCGTTCCTCACTCGTTCCACGAACGCATACCTATGGTCATCTTCATCTACTGGCGGTACGGCTGCTTGGTTTCGCAACCCTAATTTTTCTGAAGCGAGAATTCGTCGTGATGCTGGTTTATATGTCTATGCGTTTAGCATCCGCTGTCTAAAAGATTAA
- a CDS encoding cytochrome c biogenesis CcdA family protein, whose product MALEIFLALLAGILTIAAPCIAVPLPIIFASSLGKYSKLRPLFITLGFVITFSVLALSLTWLIRQFSISPNIGRNLAAGFLALFALFMIWPALFEKLMSRFSFLSTKATSSARQAGQGPLGGLYVGAIIGLVWAPCAGPILGSILTLVAKQEDLTKAGLLLLAYAIGAGLPMLAIAYGGQYAASRLKMVAVNLEVIRKIFGFILLLLALAIYFQYDLKIQALILSYWPSLVPKL is encoded by the coding sequence ATGGCACTGGAAATATTCTTAGCCTTGTTAGCTGGTATCTTAACTATTGCGGCTCCTTGTATTGCTGTACCTTTGCCGATTATTTTCGCTTCTTCTTTGGGAAAATACAGTAAGCTTCGTCCTTTGTTTATAACCCTTGGTTTTGTTATTACTTTTTCTGTTTTAGCCTTATCTCTTACTTGGTTAATAAGGCAATTTTCCATTTCTCCAAATATCGGACGTAATCTAGCAGCCGGTTTTTTGGCTCTTTTTGCTTTATTCATGATTTGGCCTGCGCTTTTTGAAAAGCTAATGAGTCGTTTTTCTTTTTTATCCACTAAGGCTACTTCTTCAGCTAGGCAAGCTGGACAAGGACCTTTAGGGGGTTTATATGTTGGTGCTATTATTGGTTTAGTTTGGGCTCCTTGTGCCGGACCTATTCTTGGTTCAATTTTAACTTTAGTAGCTAAACAAGAAGATCTAACCAAAGCCGGTCTTTTATTATTAGCTTACGCTATTGGAGCCGGTTTACCCATGTTAGCTATTGCCTATGGAGGACAATATGCGGCTTCTCGCTTAAAGATGGTAGCAGTTAATTTAGAGGTTATAAGAAAAATATTTGGGTTTATTTTATTATTACTGGCTTTAGCTATTTATTTTCAGTATGATCTAAAGATCCAAGCTTTAATCTTATCTTATTGGCCTTCTTTGGTGCCAAAACTTTAG